From the genome of Brevibacterium sp. JSBI002, one region includes:
- the fbaA gene encoding class II fructose-bisphosphate aldolase, translating to MPIASPEVYAEMIDRAKTQGFAYPAINCTSSQTINAAIRGFAEAGSDGIVQISTGGAEYMSGPTVKDRVRGAIAFSVFAAEVAKNFDVNIALHTDHAPKDAVDAWVKPLLAASTERVKNGGEPYFQSHMWDGSAVPLDENLTLAEELLELSAAAHSILEIEVGVVGGEEDGVENEINEKLYTSVEDGLATARALGTGEKGRYLTALTFGNVHGVYKPGNVKLRPELLGEIQEKVGAEVGKKAPFDLVFHGGSGSSAEEIAEAVRHGVVKMNIDTDTQYAFTRPVVEHMFRNYDGVLKIDGEVGDKKLYDPRSYGKAAEKGMAERIVEACQNLGSAGTSLQK from the coding sequence ATGCCCATCGCCAGCCCCGAAGTGTATGCCGAGATGATCGACCGCGCGAAGACCCAGGGCTTCGCCTACCCCGCGATCAACTGCACCTCCTCGCAGACGATCAACGCCGCCATCCGCGGCTTCGCCGAGGCCGGTTCCGACGGCATCGTGCAGATCTCCACGGGCGGTGCCGAATACATGTCCGGCCCGACGGTCAAGGACCGCGTGCGCGGCGCCATCGCGTTCTCCGTCTTCGCCGCCGAGGTGGCCAAGAACTTTGACGTCAACATCGCGCTGCACACCGACCACGCCCCGAAGGACGCCGTCGATGCCTGGGTCAAACCCCTGCTGGCCGCGTCGACCGAACGCGTGAAGAACGGCGGCGAGCCCTACTTCCAGTCGCACATGTGGGACGGCTCGGCCGTTCCCCTCGACGAGAACCTGACGCTGGCCGAGGAGCTGCTCGAGCTCTCGGCGGCAGCTCACTCGATCCTCGAGATCGAGGTCGGCGTCGTCGGCGGCGAAGAGGACGGCGTCGAGAACGAGATCAACGAGAAGCTCTACACCTCCGTCGAGGACGGGCTGGCCACCGCCCGCGCGCTGGGCACCGGCGAGAAGGGCCGCTACCTCACGGCTCTGACCTTCGGAAACGTCCATGGCGTGTACAAGCCCGGCAATGTGAAGCTGCGCCCCGAACTCCTCGGCGAGATCCAGGAGAAGGTCGGTGCCGAGGTCGGCAAGAAGGCTCCGTTCGACCTCGTCTTCCACGGCGGTTCGGGATCGAGTGCGGAAGAGATCGCCGAGGCGGTCCGCCACGGAGTCGTGAAGATGAACATCGACACCGACACCCAGTACGCCTTCACCCGCCCCGTCGTCGAGCACATGTTCCGCAACTACGACGGAGTGCTCAAGATCGACGGTGAGGTCGGCGACAAGAAGCTCTACGACCCGCGCTCCTACGGCAAGGCCGCAGAGAAGGGCATGGCCGAGCGCATCGTCGAAGCCTGCCAGAACCTCGGCTCGGCAGGCACCAGCCTGCAGAAGTGA